From Fusarium oxysporum f. sp. lycopersici 4287 chromosome 10, whole genome shotgun sequence:
CTGCAGCAACATGGCATGACCCCAGCATGTTGAGAGACTGATGCTTGCTTGTCGGCTGGCGCGGTCACTTGCATGCTCCCGTCCAGCCACGCGATGAAGGCCAATAGCTTCTCGCAAGTTGCAGGGTAGATGCAGAATTATCTTGCCATAAACTGACAGGTACTGCAGTCAGTCCTTTTTGCAGTTTTCTAAATACCTGCAGTGAGTACGATTACGCTCGGATGCCGAGATGGTTATGCCAATCATACAGCGCGGTACATTCGTTGACCTGAGCATCTCTAGCCATCGAAGATGCACACAGTCCGCAGACAACGCACAGCCTTATCGTGATCGGCGTAACTGTAAATCGACAAGCTCATGGACAATGCCAGCTGATCGTCTGGGGTTTGGGCAGCGAGCTAACTTAACGCTATGGACGGTTCCGCTTGAGCGGTGAAGCCTTCATTCGATTTTCTGTAGGGTAGATGGCGGTGAAAATGTCGGAAGCGACTGGGCATCGTGTTAGCCCTGTCTTTGTCACTGAAATAGGAAGCTTGGATAAAGAACTTGACATGCATGGTGATTAGTTACTGGGGACAATTTGAtcgatgtcgatgagatgaaagaGGGTGTAGGGTGTAATTAGGACGATGATTCCCATGTGGCAGATGAACATTGCTTGTGGGCCAGTGTTGAGCCTCATCCACCTTAGACTTCCTAAACTGTTAACAATTTACGTTCATACAAGTTCATTTATTGATTTTCGTGAATATGATATGTGACACATGTATCAGAACTATATTTGATGTGACTGTAACTGCAACTCAGATATGTATGCTCTCAGTATTGATCTGTCAGTGCATGGACTGTTAAGGGGGTTGATGGCCGCGGGATGCTgcacatcaacaccaacaaagaaATTGCAAAACGTTGCCTCTTTAAGTGGCTTACGCCAATGAAGCGACCATCTAATCTGAGTTGTGAGCAGTAGTGATTTTCAATAACTTGTTCTATATGATATGGGCTCCATCCTCATGGCAAACATCATCGATGATGTATACAGCATGGGTTGTTTGATATGATGTTGCTGAACCAGCTGCAGCAACTCACTTACTCAAATACACAGCAAAATATTCGAAAGGATGATTTTacctcttctgcttctctTACCTTCTCCTTACTTACTTCCAACTATACAGGAGGTTATCTACCTAGGTAGTTGTTCAACTTCACCTAACAGTAGTTTCAACACTTAGACCCCTATAACAGGCCGACACAACAGTGGTTAAAAACAGAAAAGGTTTGTACTCAAAGGGAGGAAGTGCAAGGTATACTTGATAAGAATTGCCCAGTCAAAATGTAGACTTGCGAGACTTGAAAGTGCGTGCTTCAGGTTGTAGTATCAACCTGAGGCAGGAAGAGCAAACAGGCACTCCCCAAACACTGCCACTACCCGCCTGCAAGCTATTGTTCATTATTGATAACTGAGGAGAGTGATTCACTGCCACTGAAGCCGCTGCGAGAGCCTCCACTACCAATAAATATCTCCTAAGCGCACGAGCCTCGCaccttccttcctcctcatcactcAACCCTCAACAATATCGGATCTCTTACTTTGATCCGACATCAGCCTTACAAAAGGGTCCCTTATTCTACTATTTCATTTGTTTTCAACACCAGCAACTGAGGTTGCTGAATTCGCCGAGTGTCAGTTTGTTATTTGCTGACCTGAAGCAGTCAACAGGAGCGCATACAACCCAAACATCCTTCTAACACTCTTCTATCATTTCCCCACTCGCAGCTGAAATCATCCGCAAACACAGAAGACATCTCATCTGCACTGGGACCTCAAGTTGAATCTTCTTCTATTACCTCCTTTCACGAATCGCCATGCCCAGCAACGACAACAAAGGAGGCTACAAGCCGTGAGTTTGtccatcaacatcagaaTTAAACAAAGCTAAAAGAAGTTATATATAGTAAAGCCTACGAGGCTGCGCCAACTCAGTAACATCAACCCTTATCCTGTATGTCTTCGTGCTTGACTTGCTAATCTCGCCAGGTTTCGTTGCGCTTCAGGTAACGAGTGGAAGCCCTTGAACATGTTCTCCAAGGCCCAACAGAGGAACACCCGCTTCTTGATAGACTCCGGTAGAAAGGTTGATCCTGAAAACACCGGAATGATCTGCAAGGAACATAACTCAACTCCCGCTTTGGAGCATGGGTGCGTCGGCTGCGACCGAACACTCCCATATGATGCCTTCTCCCTGAACCAGCGCAGACTTGAGGATTGGGTAAGGACTTTTCTGAGCTGTGGTGTCAATATCTAGCTAACGTGAAACAGCGATGTCTTCAATGTGTCGCATGGGATACAGTCGCAGAGCCCTCAGTGGTTCCGATCCCCAAAGCTACGGGTCATGTCTCCgtagaggaagaagagatgatgagtCAAGGTTACCTTGCGCCTGTCGAGGTTGCCCAGTTCTtcgatgaagatgatctccCTGGAGTAAGCAATAGACATAAGGAGATCGAACGGAATCAATAACATCAGACAGGCACCTATCACTTCACCTGAGTCACTTGGCTTAGACCCAAACAACGAAGACGACAACAAAGTCTTCAACGAAGTCGTCCGAGGCTCATCCCAGACGATTCACTCTTCTACGACTCGAAATTTCGCGTCCACGACATCCAGTGTTGCTGGCGATAACATGTCAACAACTTCTAGCCGTGCTACACTCCCCCCTCATCTCCAGAGACTGCTGCCAGAGCGTCTCGCAAGCCTGTCTATTGACGAAGACTCTGTATCCTCGAGCTCAAAGGTTGTTCTTCCGCAAGTGTCTCAAATGGCAAGCGATTTCCCTCCCCACCTTCGCGGCCTGAAAATAGCCCAGCGAGCTGCCACCTCAAGCACCACCGGTAGTGTTTCGACTGCAACAACTCTCCGCAAGGACCAGGAGGAGGCGGCTGCCGCCCGCAAGATCACCTTCAACGCTTGGGACCCTATGGGCCAGAGGCACACTGCGTCCAAGAACCCCACCGTCATGTCCAGCTCGGCATCCGAAGTATCAACTACCGAAGAAAGCGACCAGGGTGCTAAGATCGCAGACGGCTGGGACGACATCCCTCCTATGAAGGAGGCCTCAACCCGACGTGAGGACAAGTGGGGGAACGGAAAGCAAGTAAGTATACTGAATCAATAAGGCTTTGATCTCAGACTAACACTTGATACAGAACCGTATCTCACAAGCCGATCTCAGAAGGCAGCAACAGGCCAACTTCCACACCAACAACAAGTGGAAGAAGATAAACGATGTAGGTGCACTCATGGCAAGCAATGACTTATTATCTGACTCTTTCTTTAGCGCTACTTCACTCAGCCTAACATCATGGACCAAGCTGAGGACTCACCCGGGCGCCAGCGATCCGGCCACTCCATGCAGAGTCGCAACATGTTTGACGCCCTGAGCAACTAGAAGAAGGCCGTTATGCAGCACAACCCAGATTTGTTTCTTTGACTGAGACCTCCGACTAGTCTCTTTagtctctttctttttttttttttgtcttGTTTTTGCGATCGCCATGGGATAGGGGAAATGGTTGCTTTATTCGCCCTCACAACAGCTCAGACTTGAGCCATTTCGTTGAATGAGAGGCATGATGGAAATGGAAGTGGACGGAAACGATTGAGGCTAGCAACCCCCTGCCCAAGAACTGGTAGAAAAGCTTAGTGAATTGACTTGTGTTGCATTACCTACGTTGAATCTCATGTGTTGTCACGTCAGAAAGTTGAGGAATCCTTTTCAGCATGGAATCAGATGGTACTTATCCCGACCACAGTTATAGGAGTCGCTGCAAAATCGAGTAACCAGAAAAACAAAGTGCAAATGATATTTCCTACCCATGACCGAGACTCCCGTAGAAGTATTTTTGTTCCATATACATGCTTGCATGTCCTGTCAACAAGACAGCCTCCCATAATATCGATCgtcaccatcttcttcttccccctCATACCCACCCAATGCATCATACAATGTGCCCTCATCGCTGGATAAAACGATgttcctcttcctcccatctGTAAGTGGGAGGGATCTTTACCTAGAATATAATGATAACCAAACGTAGCTCGAATGGTGTTTATTGTCCAAACATGCGTGCAACGGCACGCTTTGTAAGACTGTAGAGATTCCCAACATTGGTTTTTAGACTGGCCTCCATGGAGAGCGGTCCCTCGGGTTGTGTGAACCACATGGTGCGATGTTCTGGTGTAGTAGGATCTTCGTCCCTCGAATCGACTAGTCtctttcctcctctttcgAATATCCAAGTGAGCTGTGCGTTCCTATTGGCGTGGTATAGCTGCGGGCATATCGTGGACGGCCTCGTAATCGTCATCGTCTGATCCTTCTTGTTGCTCTTCCTCTTATTGTTTCTTGTAGTAGTTGCTGATATAGTAGTATCACGATATATTTTCGTCTGTGTTTTGCTCCGGCGCACGGATCTCCCGCGGGCGACGATAATTCCCTTTTTGTAAGAAAAAAACCCATTAGACTTCCTGTGGACTGGTATAGTTGCTTCGTGGTGGCGCGTTGACCACCGCCTCGGCATCGCCCACCTGTTTCCGTTCCGATATCTCGCGGCTTCGGCCTTGTAGTCGTTTGCGAAGAACCCAGGGGGGAACCTGTAGGTTCTGTGCGCCGGCGCTATGTAATTGCTATTGCAGAGGTTCggaggatgatgaaagaCGGTTCAGGTGGAGGTAGACATCGGTGCCGTATCTGTGAAAGAAATGTTAGTGACGGATTTGTTCATAATCGGAATAGGCGTGTTTGTTCAGGCGGGTTAGAAGTATGTTTGTTTAACACTTACCCTTCCATACTGATGAGTTTCAAGTCACCGCCGAAGTAGCGCGCGTATAAACGTGAGATGGGTAAACCATATCCAAAACCAGCCATCGGGGCCTTGAAGTCGCTCTTATCGAAATCAGGATCTAAGCTTGGTGTGCGATCGACAGTGGTGTACATGTAAGTCCAAACGAGAGGGATAGCGCTTCGAGGGATACCACCGCCTTCGTCAGAGATTTTGATGGTGATATCTTCCTTGCCTTCGGCAACAATAACCTTTGTAACGGGGAAAGCTTGCTTCTCCATACCATGGGTTTCGACAACGGCGCGCAGAGAGTTCTTAAGGGTCTCGAAGAGCATGTGCGACAGATGACCGGGAACGTACATAAAGTTCAGGTTGGGGTTGCAAACGAGTTGGACCTTGGGAGCTTCGAAAAGACCATAGTGATCCTCACAGACAAATCGGGCGTTCTCAATGGCTTCCTGGGCGAGATCTTGGACATTGGTCTTGGTACAAATAATACCGACATAAGTGGGGTCGCGATGATGGCTCTGGTCTGTCAATGCGATGTGCTGGCCGATAAGCATGCGGATACCGATACGGGACATGTAGAAGCGGTCGAGGAAGGACTGGATGGTGCTGTCAATCTGCATGCGCTGGCGACGGCGCTTGTATTCGAGGATGCCTTGAGCCATTGTGGTAACGACGCCATCGTGACGGCGCTTGATGTGGTGCAGAGTCTGAGCGAAACGTTGGTTGTACAGGTGAAGATCGGCGGGCCAGTCGCTTGAGTCGTCAACAATAGCAAAGTACCGGCGCGCAGAGGCCTTGGCTTTGCCATTGTCGTTCTGAAGACCACCCCAACCGTCGGCTTCGCCCTCGTCGATAGAGGGATTAGGGGTTGCGGCAGGAAGGCGGAAAGCATTGCGACCGATAGCTTTGCTAGGTTTCATGAGGCGGTTTCGGATATCCGAGGGTAACTGTGGCCGAGGTAGC
This genomic window contains:
- a CDS encoding pyruvate dehydrogenase kinase, whose amino-acid sequence is MSWKASERLMDTIRHYARFPATGVSLRQMVQFGEKPSVGTLFRASQFLAEELPIRLAHRVQELDELPDGLNEMPSVIKVKDWYAQSFEEITQLPRPQLPSDIRNRLMKPSKAIGRNAFRLPAATPNPSIDEGEADGWGGLQNDNGKAKASARRYFAIVDDSSDWPADLHLYNQRFAQTLHHIKRRHDGVVTTMAQGILEYKRRRQRMQIDSTIQSFLDRFYMSRIGIRMLIGQHIALTDQSHHRDPTYVGIICTKTNVQDLAQEAIENARFVCEDHYGLFEAPKVQLVCNPNLNFMYVPGHLSHMLFETLKNSLRAVVETHGMEKQAFPVTKVIVAEGKEDITIKISDEGGGIPRSAIPLVWTYMYTTVDRTPSLDPDFDKSDFKAPMAGFGYGLPISRLYARYFGGDLKLISMEGYGTDVYLHLNRLSSSSEPLQ
- a CDS encoding pyruvate dehydrogenase kinase; translation: MSWKASERLMDTIRHYARFPATGVSLRQMVQFGEKPSVGTLFRASQFLAEELPIRLAHRVQELDELPDGLNEMPSVIKVKDWYAQSFEEITQLPRPQLPSDIRNRLMKPSKAIGRNAFRLPAATPNPSIDEGEADGWGGLQNDNGKAKASARRYFAIVDDSSDWPADLHLYNQRFAQTLHHIKRRHDGVVTTMAQGILEYKRRRQRMQIDSTIQSFLDRFYMSRIGIRMLIGQHIALTDQSHHRDPTYVGIICTKTNVQDLAQEAIENARFVCEDHYGLFEAPKVQLVCNPNLNFMYVPGHLSHMLFETLKNSLRAVVETHGMEKQAFPVTKVIVAEGKEDITIKISDEGGGIPRSAIPLVWTYMYTTVDRTPSLDPDFDKSDFKAPMAGFGYGLPISRLYARYFGGDLKLISMEG